In a genomic window of Microterricola viridarii:
- a CDS encoding carbon storage regulator, with amino-acid sequence MLDARGDSIRIGVDAPRGIKIQRSEVVQAVAEANAEATGAAGSAEEQRLVLSLGKLAPPVPTAQPVPDPAAATE; translated from the coding sequence GTGCTCGACGCTCGCGGCGACAGCATCCGCATCGGGGTCGACGCCCCGCGCGGCATCAAGATCCAACGCTCCGAGGTCGTGCAGGCCGTCGCGGAGGCCAACGCGGAGGCCACCGGCGCCGCAGGGAGTGCCGAAGAGCAGCGCCTGGTGCTGAGCCTCGGCAAGCTGGCCCCGCCCGTGCCGACCGCCCAGCCCGTCCCGGACCCGGCAGCCGCAACAGAGTAA
- a CDS encoding flagellar biosynthesis protein FlhA has translation MNRNLAKLAVPIGVVGIILLLVVPVPAWLLDILIIVNILLALVILLTTMFIRKPLDFSVFPSLLLAVTLFRLGLNVASTRLVLGEGYAGQVIEAFGHVAVGGSIIIGSVIFLILVVIQFVVVTKGAERVAEVGARFTLDAMPGKQMAIDADLNAGLISDVQARERRAEVSSEADFYGAMDGASKFVKGDAIAGILIIVINIIGGIAIGMIQRGMEMGDAVSTYTLLTIGDGLVTQIPALLMAVSTGMIVTRSTADADMGTTAGAQLSQSRNALMIAGSAAIVMALIPGMPMVPFIVIGGLLIFAAQRVKARTEREEKAAASPQNEAPTLAESTEALIEQMRVHALEILLAPDLVDVVSGASDDLLGRVKALRRTIAMELGIVVPPVRTRDSIELPASCYVIRIAGVEVARGIAPGGRVLALGDALEALPGTATVEPVFGLPGKWVPSELRHSAEMAGATVIDRVSVIVTHLSSVVTANAARLLSREDVRVLSDGVRQVNPAAVEELTPGLLSLAEVQRVLQGLLAEQVAINDLPRIFEALSLRAKVAVDPEGLIEAARAALGPAIVAKHLDGRILRVVMIDPSLEQGMLEGLRPAEHGTQILLDQRSMEQVIDSLRASLAQADAQGVSAVLVCAPALRPAIHRLVTPQTGVAVLSYQEVTSANVEIETVGVVRGVTAGSA, from the coding sequence ATGAACCGCAACCTCGCCAAGCTCGCGGTGCCCATCGGGGTCGTCGGCATCATCCTGCTGCTCGTCGTCCCCGTGCCCGCCTGGCTGCTCGACATCCTGATCATCGTCAACATCCTGTTGGCGCTCGTGATCCTGCTCACGACGATGTTCATCAGGAAGCCGCTCGACTTCTCGGTGTTCCCCTCGCTGCTGCTGGCGGTGACGCTGTTCCGGCTCGGCCTGAACGTCGCCTCCACCCGCCTCGTGCTCGGAGAGGGCTACGCCGGTCAGGTGATCGAGGCCTTCGGGCACGTCGCCGTCGGCGGCTCCATCATCATCGGCAGCGTGATCTTCCTGATCCTCGTCGTGATCCAGTTCGTCGTCGTCACGAAGGGTGCTGAGCGCGTGGCCGAGGTCGGCGCCCGCTTCACCCTCGACGCCATGCCCGGCAAGCAGATGGCGATCGACGCCGACCTGAACGCCGGCCTGATCAGCGATGTGCAGGCCAGGGAGCGCCGCGCGGAGGTCTCCTCCGAGGCCGACTTCTACGGCGCCATGGACGGCGCGTCGAAGTTCGTCAAGGGCGACGCCATCGCCGGCATCCTGATCATCGTCATCAACATCATCGGCGGCATCGCGATCGGCATGATCCAGCGCGGCATGGAGATGGGCGACGCCGTCAGCACCTACACGCTGCTGACCATCGGCGACGGCCTCGTCACCCAGATCCCCGCCCTGCTGATGGCCGTCTCCACGGGCATGATCGTGACCCGGTCCACCGCCGACGCCGACATGGGCACCACCGCTGGCGCTCAGCTGTCGCAGTCGCGCAACGCCCTGATGATCGCCGGCAGCGCCGCGATCGTGATGGCGCTGATCCCCGGCATGCCGATGGTGCCGTTCATCGTGATCGGCGGCCTGCTGATCTTCGCCGCACAGCGCGTGAAGGCGCGCACCGAGCGCGAGGAGAAGGCCGCGGCGTCGCCGCAGAACGAGGCGCCGACCCTGGCCGAGAGCACCGAGGCGCTGATCGAGCAGATGCGCGTGCACGCCCTCGAGATCCTGCTCGCCCCCGACCTCGTCGACGTCGTCTCCGGCGCCTCCGACGACTTGCTCGGCCGGGTGAAGGCCCTCCGCCGCACGATCGCCATGGAGCTCGGCATCGTCGTGCCCCCGGTGCGCACCCGTGACAGCATCGAGCTGCCCGCCTCCTGCTATGTCATCCGCATCGCCGGCGTCGAGGTGGCCCGCGGCATCGCACCCGGCGGCCGGGTGCTCGCCCTCGGGGACGCGCTCGAGGCGCTGCCGGGCACCGCCACCGTCGAGCCCGTCTTCGGCCTGCCAGGCAAATGGGTGCCCAGCGAGCTGCGGCACAGCGCCGAGATGGCCGGCGCCACCGTCATCGACCGCGTCTCCGTCATCGTCACCCACCTCTCCTCTGTCGTCACGGCCAACGCCGCCCGCCTGCTCAGCCGGGAGGACGTGCGCGTGCTGAGCGACGGCGTGCGGCAGGTGAACCCGGCCGCCGTCGAGGAGCTGACGCCCGGCCTGCTCAGCCTGGCCGAGGTGCAGCGGGTGCTGCAGGGCCTCCTCGCCGAGCAGGTCGCGATCAACGACCTGCCCCGCATCTTCGAGGCCCTCTCGCTGCGCGCCAAGGTCGCCGTCGACCCGGAGGGGCTGATCGAGGCCGCCCGGGCCGCGCTCGGGCCCGCCATCGTCGCCAAGCACCTGGACGGGCGCATCCTCCGCGTCGTCATGATCGACCCCTCGCTGGAGCAGGGCATGCTCGAGGGGCTCCGCCCGGCCGAGCACGGCACCCAGATCCTGCTCGACCAGCGCAGCATGGAGCAGGTCATCGACTCGCTGCGGGCGTCCCTCGCCCAGGCCGATGCCCAGGGCGTCAGCGCCGTGCTGGTGTGCGCCCCGGCGCTCCGCCCGGCCATCCACCGCCTGGTCACCCCGCAGACCGGCGTCGCGGTGCTCTCCTACCAGGAGGTCACCTCCGCCAACGTCGAGATCGAGACCGTGGGGGTGGTGCGCGGTGTCACGGCAGGTTCGGCTTGA
- a CDS encoding EscU/YscU/HrcU family type III secretion system export apparatus switch protein yields MSDASERSEQATPKRMKEVREKGQLTRSQDMSAWLGVGAVALMLPTTIALGTAAAETQMHSITGLIAAPEPMQALDTLVQGLGSMLGTIGPLFAVAAGVILLGAAAQGGIHFRKFTGKYEQLNLVKGAGRVFGMQALWEGAKSLLKTLVVGGVLYLVIQGLMPVLSSAGGLPVSALLAAASSGATVLLQSAVVAGLVLAAADIMVVMKRNRKKTRMTKQELKDENKSSEGDPMIKSQRRARQLSMSRNRMIASVAGSDVVLVNPTHIAVALRYEAGKAAPRVVAKGQGMIATRIREEADAQRVPIVKDVPLARALHAECEIGHEIPLEHYNAVARVLAFVMALKKRGAGYGTHTMTPQLVPQRTGQ; encoded by the coding sequence ATGTCCGACGCCTCCGAACGCTCAGAACAAGCAACGCCCAAGCGCATGAAAGAGGTGCGCGAGAAGGGCCAGCTGACCCGCTCCCAGGACATGAGCGCCTGGCTCGGCGTCGGCGCCGTCGCCCTGATGCTGCCGACGACCATCGCGCTCGGCACTGCAGCCGCCGAGACGCAGATGCACTCCATCACCGGGCTCATCGCCGCGCCTGAGCCGATGCAGGCCCTCGACACGCTCGTGCAGGGGCTCGGCTCGATGCTCGGCACGATCGGGCCGCTGTTCGCGGTGGCCGCCGGGGTGATCCTGCTCGGCGCGGCCGCACAGGGCGGCATCCACTTCCGCAAGTTCACCGGCAAGTACGAGCAGCTCAACCTCGTCAAGGGCGCCGGCCGGGTGTTCGGCATGCAGGCCCTCTGGGAGGGGGCCAAGTCGCTGCTGAAGACGCTCGTCGTCGGCGGCGTGCTCTACCTCGTCATCCAGGGGCTGATGCCCGTGCTGAGCAGCGCCGGCGGGCTGCCCGTCAGCGCCCTGCTCGCCGCGGCGAGCAGCGGCGCCACCGTGCTGCTGCAGTCGGCCGTCGTGGCCGGCCTGGTGCTGGCCGCGGCCGACATCATGGTCGTCATGAAGCGCAACCGCAAGAAGACGCGGATGACGAAGCAGGAGCTGAAGGACGAGAACAAGTCCAGCGAGGGCGACCCGATGATCAAGTCGCAGCGCCGCGCCCGCCAGCTGTCCATGAGCCGCAACCGCATGATCGCCTCCGTCGCCGGCTCCGACGTCGTGCTGGTGAACCCGACGCACATCGCCGTCGCCCTCCGCTACGAGGCGGGCAAGGCCGCGCCGCGCGTCGTCGCGAAGGGGCAGGGCATGATCGCCACCCGCATCCGCGAGGAGGCAGACGCCCAGCGGGTGCCGATCGTCAAGGACGTTCCGCTGGCGCGGGCCCTGCACGCCGAGTGCGAGATCGGCCACGAGATCCCGCTCGAGCACTACAACGCCGTGGCCCGGGTGCTCGCCTTCGTGATGGCCCTGAAGAAGCGCGGCGCCGGCTACGGCACCCACACCATGACCCCGCAACTCGTACCCCAAAGGACCGGTCAATGA
- a CDS encoding flagellar biosynthetic protein FliR yields the protein MLGATLSAGWLEAVGLAAVRMTAFLVIAPPFSYKAIPARIKAMLGVALALAVSPRVTPGYTPLDTGPFFVALALELLVGAMLGFLVSLVFAAVQTAGNLIDMFGGFQMAQAFDPGSMVNGAQFTRLFQMTALALMFASGAYQLVIGGIVRSYEALPLGGGLDLAGSAELMVTGLSQMMLAAVQIAGPLLVVLFLADAGLGLLTRVAPALNAFAMSFPIKILLTLLLAGMVVVVLPEVISALATDAFRTMGEVK from the coding sequence ATGCTCGGCGCGACACTCTCGGCCGGCTGGCTGGAGGCCGTCGGGCTGGCGGCGGTGCGGATGACGGCCTTCCTCGTCATCGCCCCGCCCTTCTCCTACAAGGCGATCCCCGCCCGGATCAAGGCCATGCTCGGCGTCGCGCTGGCGCTGGCCGTCTCGCCCCGGGTGACGCCCGGCTACACGCCGCTGGACACCGGCCCGTTCTTCGTCGCCCTCGCCCTGGAGCTGCTGGTCGGCGCCATGCTCGGCTTCCTGGTCTCGCTCGTCTTCGCCGCCGTGCAGACCGCCGGCAACCTCATCGACATGTTCGGCGGCTTCCAGATGGCGCAGGCCTTCGACCCGGGCTCCATGGTCAACGGCGCCCAGTTCACCCGGCTGTTCCAGATGACGGCCCTCGCGCTGATGTTCGCCTCCGGCGCCTACCAGCTCGTCATCGGCGGCATCGTGCGCTCCTACGAGGCGCTGCCGCTCGGCGGCGGCCTGGACCTCGCCGGCAGCGCGGAGCTGATGGTCACCGGCCTCTCCCAGATGATGCTGGCCGCCGTGCAGATCGCCGGGCCGCTGCTCGTCGTGCTCTTCCTGGCGGATGCCGGCCTCGGCCTGCTCACCCGGGTCGCCCCGGCGCTCAACGCCTTCGCGATGAGCTTCCCGATCAAGATCCTGCTCACGCTGCTGCTGGCCGGCATGGTCGTCGTCGTGCTGCCCGAGGTCATCTCGGCGCTGGCCACCGACGCCTTCCGCACGATGGGGGAGGTGAAGTAG
- the fliQ gene encoding flagellar biosynthesis protein FliQ gives MDSAAVLDIAMASLIIAAKLAAPLLITALVVGFTISLFQSITQIQEVTLSFVPKAIAVCAALFISGQWMISELISFTEQLFATIPMLIGNA, from the coding sequence ATGGACTCCGCAGCCGTCCTCGACATCGCCATGGCCAGCCTGATCATCGCCGCCAAGCTTGCCGCCCCGCTCCTGATCACCGCGCTCGTCGTCGGCTTCACCATCTCGCTGTTCCAGTCGATCACGCAGATCCAGGAGGTCACGCTCTCCTTCGTGCCCAAGGCGATCGCCGTCTGCGCCGCCCTGTTCATCTCCGGCCAGTGGATGATCAGCGAGCTGATCAGCTTCACCGAGCAGCTGTTCGCCACCATCCCGATGCTCATCGGAAACGCCTGA
- the fliP gene encoding flagellar type III secretion system pore protein FliP (The bacterial flagellar biogenesis protein FliP forms a type III secretion system (T3SS)-type pore required for flagellar assembly.) — protein MRRWALALSLIALLVGANLVFGVSDALAVPGDPLLPTPPTNPADPGGGVTVEINGSNGTPSSAVVTLIGITLLSVAPALLLMMSSFTKIFVVLAMTRNALALPTIPPNQVLAGLALFLSLFIMSPVLTDINDLAVQPFTAGTIDFSQALDAASAPLQSFMLAHTREEDIALMTRAAGLANPENAAAVPLTTLIPAFMISELRAAFIIGFVIFVPFLVIDLVVSAVLMSMGMMMLPPVMISLPFKILLFILVDGWGLIITSLIASYKGG, from the coding sequence ATGCGTCGCTGGGCCCTGGCGCTCAGCCTCATCGCGCTCCTCGTCGGCGCCAACCTCGTGTTCGGCGTCAGCGATGCCCTCGCCGTCCCCGGCGACCCGCTGCTGCCCACCCCGCCGACGAACCCCGCCGACCCCGGCGGCGGCGTGACGGTGGAGATCAACGGATCGAACGGCACCCCGTCCTCTGCCGTCGTCACCCTGATCGGCATCACGCTGCTCTCGGTCGCCCCCGCGCTGCTGCTCATGATGAGCTCGTTCACGAAGATCTTCGTCGTGCTCGCCATGACGAGGAACGCACTCGCGCTGCCGACGATCCCGCCGAACCAGGTGCTCGCCGGCCTCGCCCTCTTCCTCTCTTTGTTCATCATGAGCCCCGTGCTCACCGACATCAACGATCTGGCTGTGCAGCCGTTCACCGCCGGCACGATCGACTTCTCACAGGCGCTGGATGCGGCATCCGCCCCCCTGCAGTCGTTCATGCTCGCGCACACCCGCGAGGAGGACATCGCCCTGATGACGCGGGCGGCCGGCCTGGCCAACCCCGAGAACGCCGCCGCCGTGCCGCTGACCACGCTGATCCCGGCGTTCATGATCTCCGAGCTGCGCGCCGCGTTCATCATCGGCTTCGTCATCTTCGTGCCGTTCCTCGTGATCGACCTCGTCGTCTCCGCCGTTCTGATGTCGATGGGCATGATGATGCTCCCGCCCGTCATGATCTCGCTGCCCTTCAAGATCCTGCTGTTCATCCTCGTCGACGGCTGGGGGCTCATCATCACGTCGCTCATCGCCAGCTACAAGGGGGGCTGA
- a CDS encoding FliO/MopB family protein, whose translation MDTLFVALRVLLSLGAVLALLWLLQRRFARGGAAKGKARTASLAVVGRQSVGAKASVVVVEHDGQRFLLGVTEHGVTKLHAAPIVPAALPASPTPPASPTETADADQGDAHFARVLAEAGQAEDLVPAAGVPAGTAPAAPVPAAAALSAAVPAAPALARPAGRLAGSILAPETWKQAAAVVRDRW comes from the coding sequence GTGGACACCCTCTTCGTCGCGCTGCGCGTCCTGCTCTCCCTCGGTGCCGTCCTGGCACTGCTGTGGCTGCTGCAGCGACGCTTCGCGCGCGGCGGAGCGGCCAAGGGCAAGGCGCGCACCGCCAGCCTCGCCGTCGTGGGCCGGCAGAGCGTCGGCGCCAAGGCATCCGTCGTCGTGGTCGAGCACGACGGCCAGCGCTTCCTGCTCGGCGTGACCGAGCACGGCGTCACCAAGCTGCACGCCGCCCCGATCGTGCCGGCGGCCCTGCCCGCCTCTCCAACCCCGCCCGCCTCGCCAACCGAGACGGCGGACGCCGACCAGGGCGACGCGCACTTCGCCCGGGTGCTCGCCGAGGCCGGCCAGGCAGAAGACCTCGTGCCGGCGGCCGGGGTGCCAGCTGGCACAGCGCCGGCCGCACCGGTGCCGGCTGCCGCAGCGCTGTCTGCGGCGGTGCCGGCCGCACCGGCGCTGGCCCGCCCGGCCGGCCGCCTCGCCGGCTCGATCCTCGCGCCCGAGACCTGGAAGCAGGCCGCTGCCGTCGTTCGGGACCGGTGGTAA
- the fliN gene encoding flagellar motor switch protein FliN yields MTTTPELGTLERAAVDALLAVLPLPGVTRAVIARDLSGSDAAAAAAAIASAVQASFVGARSADLAIAVLDGSALLGAAGGDSALVSAADVLRPSLEAAASTLGTGLLGASAQGDASGLIGDDEAVVFELLGGSSGEDTTIGWFAMRVREAAVLAPAAGSAASDADVLGRLGRINNVEMALTVELGRTRMTVRDVLSIEPGAVIELDRSAGAPADVLLNGRLIAHGEIVVVDQDYAVRITRILDVADGAL; encoded by the coding sequence ATGACGACCACCCCTGAACTTGGAACGCTCGAGCGTGCCGCCGTCGACGCCCTGCTCGCGGTTCTGCCGCTGCCCGGCGTCACCCGCGCCGTCATCGCCCGCGACCTGAGCGGCAGCGATGCCGCGGCGGCGGCCGCCGCGATCGCCTCCGCCGTGCAGGCGAGCTTCGTCGGAGCCCGCTCCGCCGACCTGGCCATTGCCGTGCTCGACGGCTCGGCCCTGCTCGGCGCGGCCGGCGGCGACTCCGCACTGGTCTCCGCCGCCGACGTGCTGCGACCCTCGCTCGAGGCCGCCGCATCCACCCTCGGCACCGGGCTGCTCGGCGCCAGCGCGCAGGGCGACGCCAGCGGCCTCATCGGCGACGACGAGGCCGTCGTGTTCGAGCTGCTGGGCGGCAGCAGCGGCGAGGACACCACGATCGGCTGGTTCGCGATGCGCGTGCGCGAGGCCGCCGTGCTGGCCCCCGCCGCGGGCAGCGCGGCATCCGACGCCGACGTGCTCGGCCGGCTCGGCCGCATCAACAACGTCGAGATGGCGCTGACCGTCGAGCTCGGCCGCACCCGGATGACGGTGCGCGACGTGCTCTCGATCGAGCCCGGCGCCGTCATCGAGCTGGACCGCTCCGCCGGCGCCCCCGCCGATGTTCTGCTGAACGGCCGGCTGATCGCCCACGGCGAGATCGTCGTCGTCGACCAGGACTACGCCGTGCGCATCACGCGCATCCTCGACGTCGCGGACGGCGCGCTCTAA
- a CDS encoding flagellar motor switch protein FliM — protein sequence MTVRDKQQRADSVDSAYSASPQPYDFRRPTTLAREHSRVLELAFETFARQWATQLTAKVRVLSQVTCEQVLMHSYDEYAAVLPATTAMVLCSIEGTSAKAVVQFPASAGLSWVARMLGGSADAELPERVFTQIEQALVRRLMDDALEDLRYSLGELLVDAISIDGIQYNSQFAQAAPTAELMIVARFAVRVGDHRSLASVAVPAAVILPQLGESNPTSPVDNARALIGQQLGTVPVDVALRLAPAPVLPGTVLGLAVGDLIPLPHSQHRPLDLVVDGHELASAAVGVNGSRLACVVVSTKETTR from the coding sequence GTGACGGTCAGAGACAAGCAGCAGCGCGCAGACTCCGTGGATTCCGCGTACTCGGCCAGCCCCCAGCCCTACGACTTCCGGCGCCCGACGACGCTGGCCCGCGAGCACTCGCGTGTGCTGGAGCTGGCCTTCGAGACCTTTGCCAGGCAGTGGGCGACGCAGCTCACCGCGAAGGTGCGCGTGCTCTCCCAGGTGACGTGCGAGCAGGTGCTCATGCACAGCTACGACGAGTACGCGGCCGTCCTCCCGGCGACCACCGCGATGGTGCTCTGCTCGATCGAGGGCACCTCCGCCAAGGCCGTTGTGCAGTTCCCGGCCTCGGCCGGGCTCTCCTGGGTGGCGCGGATGCTCGGCGGCAGCGCCGACGCGGAGCTGCCGGAGCGGGTCTTCACCCAGATCGAGCAGGCGCTGGTGCGCCGGCTGATGGACGACGCGCTCGAGGACCTGCGCTACTCGCTCGGCGAGCTGCTCGTCGACGCCATCTCGATCGACGGCATCCAGTACAACTCCCAGTTCGCCCAGGCCGCCCCGACCGCCGAGCTGATGATCGTCGCCCGCTTCGCGGTGCGCGTGGGGGACCACCGCTCCCTGGCGAGCGTCGCCGTGCCCGCCGCCGTGATCCTGCCGCAGCTCGGCGAGTCCAACCCGACCAGCCCCGTCGACAACGCCCGCGCCCTGATCGGGCAGCAGCTCGGCACCGTGCCCGTCGACGTCGCGCTGCGCCTGGCGCCGGCCCCCGTGCTGCCGGGCACCGTGCTCGGACTCGCCGTCGGCGACCTCATTCCGCTTCCCCATTCCCAACATCGACCGCTCGACCTCGTCGTCGACGGCCACGAACTTGCCAGCGCTGCCGTCGGGGTCAATGGATCCCGTCTGGCCTGCGTCGTGGTGAGCACCAAGGAGACAACACGATGA
- a CDS encoding OmpA/MotB family protein, which produces MSRPARRSRNTEHAEEHVDERWMASYMDMVTVLMCLFIVLFAMSTVDQDKFIALKNSLATGFGTVDVGKLDTASGVVVPEELVDEQGAGFTEAEEASAEVDNLLKLREQLRSALAAQNLEHTVTFVIDQRGLTVGLIGWETFFQPNSIQLQGEALVVVDTLGPILAAAEHKVSVEGHADYRGSPTPFPTDWELSGGRATQVLRRMVESAGFPGSQISAVGYGSTRPARTGESAEDAAINRRVDIAVLSDLPESVRNLIPTALSTKTGQPAP; this is translated from the coding sequence ATGAGCCGGCCCGCCCGCCGTTCCCGCAACACCGAGCACGCCGAGGAGCACGTCGACGAGCGCTGGATGGCGTCCTACATGGACATGGTCACCGTGCTGATGTGTCTGTTCATCGTGCTGTTCGCCATGTCGACCGTCGACCAGGACAAGTTCATCGCCCTGAAGAACTCGCTCGCCACCGGCTTCGGCACCGTGGACGTCGGCAAGTTGGACACGGCATCCGGGGTCGTCGTTCCGGAGGAGCTGGTTGACGAGCAGGGCGCGGGCTTCACCGAGGCCGAGGAGGCCTCCGCCGAGGTCGACAACCTGCTCAAGCTGCGCGAGCAGCTGCGCTCCGCTTTGGCCGCCCAGAACCTCGAGCACACCGTCACGTTCGTCATCGACCAGCGCGGGCTGACCGTCGGCCTGATCGGCTGGGAGACCTTCTTCCAACCCAACAGCATCCAGCTGCAGGGCGAGGCGCTCGTCGTCGTCGACACGCTCGGCCCGATCCTGGCCGCAGCGGAGCACAAGGTCTCGGTCGAGGGCCACGCCGACTACCGCGGCTCGCCCACCCCGTTCCCGACCGACTGGGAGCTCTCCGGCGGCCGCGCCACCCAGGTGTTGCGCCGCATGGTCGAGTCGGCCGGCTTCCCCGGCTCCCAGATCTCCGCCGTCGGCTATGGCTCCACCCGGCCGGCCCGCACGGGGGAGAGCGCAGAGGATGCCGCCATCAACCGCCGGGTCGACATCGCCGTGCTCTCGGACCTGCCGGAGTCTGTGCGAAACCTGATCCCCACGGCGCTCAGCACGAAGACAGGGCAGCCCGCTCCCTAA
- a CDS encoding motility protein A gives MDIAIILGLVIAFGSLFAMMTLEGTAVTAVLLPAPMILVLGASMAVGMAGGTLRDTIAAFKALPSAFIGRSTKPDETIGKLVSLAEIARSEGLLALEIKAEEEPDQFLKRALQSVADGTDGEELRILLEDEISTSDRAARNAARYFTSVGGYAPTIGIIGTVVSLIHVLEKLDSPATLGPMIATAFVATLWGLLSANFIFLPIGTRLKRLAELEVERMTLLMEGVLAIHAGSQPRLLGDRLRAMVPREKAPREKEQPVKVSDAA, from the coding sequence ATGGACATCGCGATCATTCTCGGACTCGTCATCGCCTTCGGCTCGCTGTTCGCCATGATGACCCTCGAGGGCACCGCCGTCACGGCGGTGCTGCTCCCGGCACCCATGATCCTGGTGCTCGGCGCCAGCATGGCCGTCGGCATGGCCGGCGGCACCCTGCGCGACACCATCGCCGCCTTCAAGGCACTGCCCAGCGCGTTCATCGGCCGCTCCACCAAGCCGGACGAGACCATCGGCAAGCTGGTCTCGCTCGCCGAGATCGCCCGGTCAGAGGGCCTCCTCGCGTTGGAGATCAAAGCGGAGGAGGAGCCGGACCAGTTCCTCAAGCGCGCGCTGCAGAGCGTCGCCGACGGCACGGACGGCGAGGAGCTGCGGATCCTGCTCGAGGACGAGATCAGCACGAGCGACCGCGCTGCCCGCAACGCCGCCCGCTACTTCACCAGCGTCGGCGGCTACGCCCCGACCATCGGCATCATCGGCACCGTGGTGTCGCTGATCCACGTGCTGGAGAAGCTGGACAGCCCGGCCACCCTCGGCCCGATGATCGCCACCGCCTTCGTCGCCACGCTCTGGGGCCTGCTCAGCGCCAACTTCATCTTCCTGCCGATCGGCACCCGCCTGAAGCGCCTCGCCGAGCTCGAGGTCGAGCGGATGACGCTGCTCATGGAGGGCGTCCTCGCCATCCACGCCGGCAGCCAGCCGCGCCTGCTCGGCGACCGCCTGCGCGCGATGGTGCCGCGCGAGAAGGCGCCGCGCGAGAAGGAACAGCCGGTGAAGGTCTCGGACGCGGCATGA
- a CDS encoding flagellar FlbD family protein: MIVVTRLNDSQFAINPDLIERIHESPDTTLVMLDGAKYIVTESLAEVITRITEYRARVINLASEMHEQQAAGPQPVLRPLNTPGDAR, encoded by the coding sequence ATGATCGTCGTCACCCGACTCAACGACAGCCAATTCGCGATCAACCCCGATCTCATCGAGCGCATCCACGAGAGCCCCGACACCACCCTGGTCATGCTCGACGGCGCCAAGTACATCGTGACCGAGTCGCTGGCCGAGGTGATCACCCGCATCACCGAGTACCGCGCGCGGGTCATCAACCTGGCCTCCGAGATGCATGAGCAGCAGGCCGCCGGCCCGCAGCCGGTCCTTCGCCCGCTGAACACGCCGGGAGACGCACGCTGA
- a CDS encoding DUF6328 family protein, with protein sequence MTRVEPDGSDPGESQRERLDRNWSELLQELRVVQTGTQIITGFLLAAVFQSRFTELDTFQLATYLCLVITSVVTTIAGLAPVSLHRYLFRKRAKEQVVAYADRFARITLVGVAITVVGITLLIFDFVLGRAWGIGLAVAVGALLVLCWVIAPQRARAADRAADAAAAAAARE encoded by the coding sequence GTGACGAGAGTGGAACCAGACGGCTCCGACCCGGGGGAGAGCCAGCGAGAGCGCCTGGACAGAAACTGGAGCGAACTCCTGCAAGAGCTCCGTGTTGTGCAGACCGGCACCCAGATCATCACCGGTTTCCTGCTCGCGGCGGTGTTCCAGTCCCGGTTCACCGAACTCGACACCTTCCAGCTGGCCACCTACCTGTGCCTGGTCATCACCTCGGTGGTGACGACGATCGCCGGGCTCGCCCCGGTGAGCTTGCACCGCTACCTCTTCCGGAAGCGCGCCAAGGAGCAGGTCGTCGCGTATGCGGACCGATTCGCCCGCATCACGCTCGTCGGCGTTGCCATCACCGTGGTGGGCATCACACTCCTCATCTTCGACTTCGTGCTCGGCCGGGCGTGGGGCATCGGCCTGGCCGTGGCGGTTGGCGCGCTCCTCGTGCTGTGCTGGGTCATCGCCCCGCAGCGGGCGCGCGCGGCGGACCGCGCGGCCGACGCAGCCGCCGCGGCCGCCGCACGGGAGTGA
- a CDS encoding DUF7218 family protein translates to MPGRANPSLKDPELYEKLRDEGASKEKAARISNATAASGRSEIGRRGGTAEDYDERTVPELRARAKELGLRGYSGKRKGELIELLRTH, encoded by the coding sequence ATGCCGGGACGCGCGAATCCAAGCCTGAAAGACCCCGAGCTCTACGAGAAGCTCCGCGACGAGGGCGCATCGAAGGAGAAGGCGGCACGCATCTCCAACGCCACGGCAGCGAGCGGCCGGTCCGAGATCGGACGCCGCGGAGGCACTGCAGAGGACTACGACGAGCGAACCGTCCCCGAGCTGCGCGCACGCGCCAAGGAGCTGGGGCTGCGCGGATACTCCGGGAAGCGCAAGGGCGAGCTGATCGAGCTGCTCCGCACCCACTGA